CACCGCCGCGCGGGCCTGCGCGAGGCCCACCCGGATGCCCTCGCCGGTGAGGGCGTCGACGTAACCGGCGGCGTCACCGACCAGCCGCACCCGACCCGCTGTGCGCCGCCGCGCGACCTGGCGCAACGGCCCCGCGCCGCGCAGCGTGCCGACCGGGACGGCGTCGCGCAGGCGCGCCGCCAGGTCCGGAAGGCCGGCGAGTGACTCCTGGTAGCCCGTGCCGGGCGGCCCGAGCAGCGCCACCCCGACCAGGTCCGGGCCCACAGGTGTCACGTACGCCTCCGAGGACCGCGACCAGTGCACCTCGACGACGTCGCTCCACGGCGCCCTGCGGTAGTGCCGGCGCAGCCCGAACCGCCGCACGGCGCGATCGGCCGCGGCTCGGTCGTCGAGCCCCACGAGCTGGCGCACCCGCGAGTGCAGCCCGTCGCACGCCAGTAGCCAGCGCGCGTCGACCCCGCCCGCGCTGACCGTGGCCGGTCCCTGCTCGATCCGCGTCACCCGCTCATGGCGGACGATCACGCCGAGCTGCACCGCGCGCACGGCCAGCGCGACGTGGAGCTGGGTGCGCCTGGCGCCCAGGCCGGGCCCGTCGGCGAACCGGTGCTCGGCACGCCGCGCGCCGCTCACGTAGGCGATGCCCGCGAGGGGGAACCCCATCGGGCGCACGCCGAGCCGCTCGAGCGCCCGCACGGCCCCGGGCATGAGGCCCTCGCCGCACGCCTTGTCGATCACCCCGCGTCGGGCCTCCAGCACCACGACGTCCAAGCCCGCCAGCCGCGCCTCGATCGCCGCCGCGAGGCCCACCGGGCCGCCGCCGACGACCAGCACGTCGACGAGCGGGCTCACCGCGCCGCGGAGGCCGCCGGGGCCGCGGACAGCGCCCGCTCCTCGGCGGGGATCCGGAACCCGAGCAGCAGCACCGCGTTGAGCACCGTGAAACCGGCCGCCGTGATCCAGGCGGAGTGGACGAGCGGGAGCGCCGCGCCCTCGAGGGCCACCGCCACGTAGTTGGGGTGCCGCAGCCACCGGTACGGTCCGCGCGCCACCAGCGAGAGCCCTGGCACCACGATGATGCGCGTGTTCCACTGCGGCCCGAGCGTGGCGACACACCACCAGCGCAGCGCCTGGCTGGCCAGCACCGCCACGAGGGCGGCGAGCCCCCACCGTGCGTCGAACTCCCGTCCCGACCAGAACGCCTCCGCCACGCACGCCGCCAGGAGCCCGGTGTGCAGCACCACCATCGGCGGGTAGTGGCCGCGTCCCGACTCAACCCCTCCCCGGGCGAACGCCCACGCCGCATTGCGTTGCGCGACCGCCAGCTCGATGAGTCGCTCGACGGCCACGGCCGCCACCAGGAGCGTGAACAGGGCGAGGGGGGTCATGACAGTCCTTCCCATCGGAGCAGCAGGAGCTCGGAGCTGACGCCCGGGCCCAGGGCGAGCAGCACCACCGGTGACCCCGGGGGCGCGCATGAGGTGGAGGAGAGCGCGTCGGCCAGCACGTGCAGCACGCCGGACGACGAGAGGTTGCCCGCGCGCGAGAGCACACCGCGGCTGAGGCGCAGGGCGTCCGGCTCCAGGCCGATCGCGCGGCCCACCGCGTCGAGGATCTTGGGGCCGCCGGAGTGCACCAGCCACGCCGCGACATCCGAGGCGACCAACCCGTGAGCGCCCAGGAACTGCTCGGTCGCGTGCCCGAGCGACGCCTCGACGACCGCTGGCAGCGTCGGGGACAGCACGATCCGGAAGCCGGAGTCGACCACGTCCCAGCCGAGCAGGTCCTCGGTGCCGGGGAACAGCCAGCTGCGGGTTGCGGTGATCTGGGGGCCGGTGAGGCCCGCGCTCGCCGCCCGCTCGTCCCCGGCCACGACCACGGCCGTCGCGCCGTCGCCGAACAGCGCGCACGAGACGACGTTCGCCAGCGAGTCGTCGCCACGT
The sequence above is a segment of the Cellulomonas chengniuliangii genome. Coding sequences within it:
- a CDS encoding isoprenylcysteine carboxyl methyltransferase family protein; amino-acid sequence: MTPLALFTLLVAAVAVERLIELAVAQRNAAWAFARGGVESGRGHYPPMVVLHTGLLAACVAEAFWSGREFDARWGLAALVAVLASQALRWWCVATLGPQWNTRIIVVPGLSLVARGPYRWLRHPNYVAVALEGAALPLVHSAWITAAGFTVLNAVLLLGFRIPAEERALSAAPAASAAR
- a CDS encoding NAD(P)/FAD-dependent oxidoreductase; translated protein: MSPLVDVLVVGGGPVGLAAAIEARLAGLDVVVLEARRGVIDKACGEGLMPGAVRALERLGVRPMGFPLAGIAYVSGARRAEHRFADGPGLGARRTQLHVALAVRAVQLGVIVRHERVTRIEQGPATVSAGGVDARWLLACDGLHSRVRQLVGLDDRAAADRAVRRFGLRRHYRRAPWSDVVEVHWSRSSEAYVTPVGPDLVGVALLGPPGTGYQESLAGLPDLAARLRDAVPVGTLRGAGPLRQVARRRTAGRVRLVGDAAGYVDALTGEGIRVGLAQARAAVATLDEGPDAYEAAWSEATHDYRVLTSGLLRAAHSPLRAGIVPAAVALPRVYGAVVERLAR
- a CDS encoding type III polyketide synthase; the encoded protein is MSRIVAVAPVLPEHAYSQATVTEHIGPLLSADPARRGAIGRLNAASGVATRHLALPIEQYAGLTSFGQANDLFISVGLDLAEEAVRQALKSASLAPDDVDLIMFTSITGVAAPSLDALLVGRIGMRPDVKRIPVFGLGCVAGAAGLARVHDHLLGHPSDIALLVSVELCSLTLQRGDDSLANVVSCALFGDGATAVVVAGDERAASAGLTGPQITATRSWLFPGTEDLLGWDVVDSGFRIVLSPTLPAVVEASLGHATEQFLGAHGLVASDVAAWLVHSGGPKILDAVGRAIGLEPDALRLSRGVLSRAGNLSSSGVLHVLADALSSTSCAPPGSPVVLLALGPGVSSELLLLRWEGLS